In one Lepisosteus oculatus isolate fLepOcu1 chromosome 26, fLepOcu1.hap2, whole genome shotgun sequence genomic region, the following are encoded:
- the mrm3a gene encoding rRNA methyltransferase 3A, mitochondrial encodes MAAFLKRASRGLFNLESNIFLTVQENQCIVAKRYVRALRRKPVRVLYPENESDDPSKSNSFDKTGIRAQPATSTPRKSAEKGHNMPKSEVEGRSIPEYWQKNKKEAIGSAGKRPPLAESVKKSGASVPVSDPHDELHGLRYEKAFPGDKRLAKVASAARSRKFREQQRKVLLEGRRLIRDALAAGARPQALFFSSAERLRELPADKLRRASLIKVRFEDVKLWSGLVAPQGVIAIFSQPEPSQLAFPPEQREHALPLSLVCDNIRDPGNLGTILRSAAAAGCQRVLLTRGCVDVWEPKVLRAAMGAHFRLPIIPGLPWSEIPRFLEETVTVHLADNCSPAGETPGEGVPSTAPRKAEGGPGPRNSHSRETPADSDSDSDSEEEEEAQLSLPVVEAQLYHEDWARSHTAVVIGGETHGLSLEALLLAQRTRGRRLAIPMVPGVDSLNSAMAASILLFEAKRQLSLRGKHSSAEARAAGH; translated from the exons ATGGCTGCGTTCTTGAAGCGTGCGAGTCGTGGTCTTTTTAACCTAGAGTCAAATATCTTTCTGACAGTGCAAGAAAACCAATGCATTGTTGCGAAGAGATACGTCAGGGCTCTGAGACGGAAACCAGTTAGGGTGTTGTATCCAGAAAATGAGTCCGATGATCCGTCGAAGTCAAATTCGTTTGACAAAACGGGTATCCGAGCGCAGCCAGCCACCAGTACCCCCAGGAAGAGCGCAGAGAAGGGTCATAATATGCCAAAATCCGAGGTCGAGGGCAGATCCATTCCAGAGTactggcaaaaaaataaaaaagaagcgATAGGCTCCGCAGGCAAGCGACCGCCTTTGGCTGAATCGGTTAAAAAGAGCGGAGCTTCTGTCCCCGTCTCCGATCCCCACGACGAGCTACATGGGCTCCGCTATGAAAAGGCTTTTCCCGGAGACAAGAGACTGGC GAAGGTGGCGAGCGCGGCGCGCTCCCGGAAGTTCCGCGAGCAGCAGCGGAAGGTGCTGCTGGAGGGCCGGCGGCTGATCCGCGACGCGCTGGCGGCGGGCGCGCGCCCGCAGGCGCTGTTCTTCAGCTCCGCCGAGCGGCTTCGGGAGCTGCCGGCGGACAAGCTGCGGCGCGCCAGCCTCATCAAGGTCAGGTTCGAGGACGTCAAGCTCTGGTCGGGCCTGGTGGCGCCGCAGGGGGTCATAG CCATCTTCTCCCAGCCCGAGCCCTCGCAGCTGGCCTTCCCGCCGGAGCAGCGGGAGCACGCCCTGCCCCTCTCCCTCGTCTGCGACAACATCCGCGACCCGGGCAACCTGGGCACCATCCTGCgcagcgccgccgccgccggctgcCAGCGGGTGCTGCTGACCCGGG GCTGCGTGGACGTCTGGGAGCCGAAGGTGCTGCGAGCCGCCATGGGCGCCCACTTCCGCCTCCCCATCATTCCCGGCCTGCCCTGGAGCGAGATTCCCCGCTTCCTGGAGGAGACCGTGACCGTGCACCTGGCTGACAACTGCAGCCCTGCTGGGGAGACCCCTGGAGAGGGGGTGCCCTCCACGGCACCCCGCAAAGCAGAAGGCGGACCCGGCCCGAGGAATTCCCATTCCAGGGAGACCCCCGCCGATTCCGACTCGGATTCCGACtccgaggaggaggaagaggcccAGCTGTCGCTCCCGGTGGTGGAGGCCCAGCTGTATCACGAGGACTGGGCCCGGAGCCACACCGCTGTCGTGATTGGCGGAGAGACTCACGGACTCAGCCTGGAGGCGCTGCTATTGGCCCAGAGGACGAGAGGGCGGAGGCTGGCGATTCCCATGGTTCCCGGCGTGGACAGTCTGAACTCCGCGATGGCGGCCAGTATCCTGCTGTTTGAAGCCAAGAGACAGCTGAGTCTGCGGGGCAAGCACAGCAGCGCCGAGGCCAGGGCAGCAGGACACTGA